The window ACAAGCTTTTAGCGTTTACACCCACTCACTCCTGattgactcacgactcacggCTTGTGAGTCACAAGTGAGTGTCGGTGTTGGTTTGGCCAACCAAAGTCCGATTCGACCTTCTTGGAGGCCCGATTGAGCTTCACATTTCACAGGTCACTATGAccacgcatcacgcatcacgcccattcgtgattcgtggtttgtCTAAAATGTCAGATCTCTTTCTCCTACATTCAGAGTATTGAGGCGTGTGGCATCGTGGCATGTTGGTGGGCCCTGTCCGTGGTTCCGTGGTTGTCTTGGCTAGCCCCTTGCATCAAACTTTCGTAgacaagtcgtgagtgagtgagttCCTGCAGCTCAGTCAGACGCCAGGGGCTCTCCAGACACGATCTGCTATGCTGCAAATGCCGTGTTCGGCGTGGTAGCTCTCGCGTACCTGCAAAAGGTTGTCGAGCTCAGGCCTCGTGATGTgcatattcacgattgtacCTTCCCAGGAAGCTTTCTTGatgcgagacgagcgagataGACGTGCCTGAGCCTTGCCTTTTAGTTTCTTTCCTTTTTGGCCGGTCTTGGCACTCACTGCTGGATGACCAGCTTTCGCTTCGCGGGTTGCCCtctactcgtgactgactgtATCACCACAGTCACTCACTAGCACGACCCCAAGAATTGGCCTGTCGCCAATGGTGTAGCAAAGAAGCGTCGATCGCTCAGCTTCATCCTCTTACCTCCTGCACACCACCTGCACCTCCCGCCGACCTCGCACTCTCTTACTCTCTCCCACCGTCTATTTCAAGCGTTGCTAGCATCATTTACAGACCTTCCGAATCGTACAACCACTGTCCTTGCTCTCATAACAAAGTTTTTGTGGGTGCCAGCAACTAGCACTGAATAATCTACTACCGTCGCGAAAGACATACACGGCCGGTCCGTTCGACACATAACCTTATACGCATCTAGGTCATTGCCGCTGTGAGCGCtcatcatcgctgctttAGCCTCAATCGTTTGACCAGCATGCTAGCTTCGACGCGTTGGATTTGCGCTCTCCTTCCACTTCTAATAGCAACGCTGATCGTTGTGGCCGGGCCACTTCCCTCGTACGATCCAGCCGTCCAATCTTTGACCGAACGCAACTTCACCAGTGCCACCGATACCGGCATGTGGTTCATCGAGTTTTTCTCGCCTCACTGTGGCCACTGCAAAAGGCTGGCTCCTACATTCCACGATATTGCGGATGACAATCGTCATCTCGAGGACTCGTCCAACTTCCACATTGCTCGTGTCAATTGCATTGCACAAGGCGATCTTTGTGCGCGCCAAAATATCGACGGCTATCCATCGCTCGAACTCTTTTCCAATGGGCGCTGGAGCGAAAGCTACGAAGGCGGTCGCAGCTACGAGGAGCTCAATGCCTACATTCAGGCCAAAGCAGCTGATAATCGCAAGCTCATGGCCTTGTTTGGTGCTGCGCACCATTCCTGATGCTTTGCTGACGTGGCCGCACAGACTTCTTCATATACCTAACCCGCCCACCTTTCATGATTAGCTAATCTACTCAATTGCATCCAACTTATTTCACTCGAATGACTTGGCACGATATGCGCAGTGACGGACTAGTTTATCACCACTTTCACAGCCAGATGACTGATTCCGCTTGGTGGCTGCTGACGGAGCAAGATTGACAGGCATTGGACCCAATAGTGACCGCCAGATCAGCAATATGGGAGGGTCTCTGCCAAGTCAGTGCCGTCAAATTTGTGTTGCTTGGATCGGATCAACTCACTATACTGAGCAACCTATGCTtctctctctgtctctGTCTCCTATCCAAACATGCTTTCAGATGCTCACCGGTGCGGCGTCACAACATTTCATAGCCCTATGCACGATGCATGTATGCGGTTGGTCTCTGCGATTCAAATCAACTAACTCACCGATGAGACCTAACATCTGAGAATTTCGCACCATGGACCGTGGGGCGGTCTGGGCGTTCACGCTTGCTCCTGCTCCGTGCATcgcgattcatgattacGACTCAGGCTGCCTCTTTAGCTCTCCCTCGCGCTTCTTTGTTCTGGgtccagtcgtgagtcagtCACGACTCTTGTCGTAGCTCTTTactgcattcgtgattaattTAACTACTCCACAATCTAGCAAAAAGGCTTATCCACAACATCGTGCATATCTATCCTGACGTGTGACGCTCATttgtcaccatcatctcaGCTGGGATTCGTCCAACTCCTTACTCTGTTGCTCATCATTACCGCTCCAATTTGTAACTTGCTCTGGTACATCAATTGCAACGAGCAATCATGGCAGCGCCGCTCTACACCACAGCCTCTGGCCAGCTGTATCACGCTGGTAAGATTCTCATCGCAACCGTTGGTCTTCCCGCCCGAGGCAAAACGCATCTTTCGCACGCCATCGAGCGATACCTTACATGGCTTGGTGTCAAGTCGGGCGTATTTTCACTCGGTGACCACCGTCGCAAGGTGCTTGGAGGGGCTGACAAGATTCCAGCCGACTACTTTTCCACGGGTCCCAAGAGCGAAAGTACCGAAAAATTACGCAAAAGCATCCTCGATGATTTCGACGACACTGTTATAGACTTTTTCTTCGAACAAGGTGGACAAGTGGTACTGTACGATGCAAACAATTCGGTGCAGAGCAGAAGATATGCAATTCGCGAAAAGTACGGCAAACTCGGGGTGCATGTCATGTTCCTGGAGAGCATCTGTACTGATCCCAAAGTGGTCGAGGCCAACGTGcgaagcgtcaagctgAGCAGTCCTGATTACACCAACTGGGACCCGGAAAAGGCGATGCAGAACTACTACGAGCGTATCGCAGGACACGAAAAGAGCTACGAGCCAATTGAAAATCCCAGCTTCCCATACATCAAGCTTATCAACGTAGGAGAACAAGTGGTGGTCAACAACATCCAAGGCTATCTGCAGTCGCGTATCGTTTTTTTCTTGATGAACATCCACAACCGACATCGAACCATCTATCTCGCTCGAGCGGGCGAGGCGCTGGTTGAGCATCTGTACAAGGCCGATGCGGATCTCTCTTCGCTTGGTTGGGATTACGCAGACGAGCTAGCACATTTCATGCTCAACCTGCGAAGGAAGAAAGCTGGTCTTGCGCCTATTGAAGCAAACAGAGATGGCGGCGCAGCGAGCAAGGACAGTTTTATGGAGCAGGACAGCAAGGCCTTCGAAGTATGGACCTCGCAACGACGTCGTTCTTCGCACACTGCCTATCCACTCGCCGAGGCGGGGTACAAAGTTATCGAACGTTCGCagttgagcgagatgaaTCCAGGCATCGTTGATGGTATGACGGTCGAGGAAGTCAAGCGACGCTTCCCCGACGAATACGAACGCAAGCTGCGCGAGCCTTACTCTCACCGTTTTCCGCGCGCTGAGTCGTACCACGACCTATCGGTGCGTCTGGAACCCATCATCTTTGAACTTGAACGTACGCGCAACGATGTGCTCATCATCGGCCAGTCGTCCGTGTTACGTTGTCTCATTGCGTACTTGCAGGGACTACAGCCGCACGAGATTCCAAGCATTCAAGTGAGGGAGGGGCAATTGATCGAGATCTTGCCCCAGGCCTATGGAGTCCAGACCGAGGTGCACGAATTTTGGGATTCCGTCGCTAGGAGAAAGGAGCGCGATGCAGCTTTTGACGATCTCGGAGAAGAGGGTGAGGATAACACGGCCAAGAAGACCTTGGTACACATCAATGAGATGGTCATGACCAGCGATGGAACAGCGGCAACGACGGAAGGAGTTAAGGGAGAACGAAATTCTAGTCGATCGCCTGCGAGATTGCAGTGGGCACAGAGGAGGAACAGTTCGGGTAAGAGTCCAGAGGGAATCAGAGCTGACAGAGAGGCCATTCGCGAGTTGGAAGCTCAGCTTAGAGATAGTCAGATCAAGCAACACTCGGAACGCCCGAATTTGTAGTACTAGGACGAGCCGAGCCGAGCCCTCTTGTACACAACACGGAAGTTTCACGCACACTGGGCAGACTGCGACATGAGGAAATTTGCAAGGTTGTTTGCGCTATGATTTGACTTTACTCTTCATCATCAGAGTCTTGAGCGAAAAAATCATCGCCTTTGACACCTCCAGCGCCCgctgcatcctcgtcgctctcgtcgtcatcatcactGATCGGCTCTTCGTTCTTGCGCTTATTCTTTGTTGTTTTGTCCGtcttcttggccatcttTTGCTTGTTCTTTGCCTGCGACGTCGTCGGGGTGGTTCCATTGCTACTTCCGCCAGTACTGGTCGCCAGCTTCTTCAATGTACGATGTTTGCTACTCAACTCGacctccacctcttcgCTAATTTGTCCATCATCGATCGCCTTCTTTACTCTCTCCAAGTGCTGATATGCCATCTGCCTGCTCTTGTCTTTCTCCTTTGCATCTGGTGGACTCGGTCCTTCCTCCGCAGTAGGGAACAACGCCACGTACCTTAGATCAGCAGGGTACTGCATCACATATTGCAACAACTCTCTCAACCACCTCAGCATTTTCGTCAGCTCCTCTTTGGACATCTTGGACTCCTTTAATCGCTGATTTCCGTACccttcatcatcatcgtcgctcgcTTCACCTTCTGAATCCAAATCCTGCGCTGCCTTGTCGCTGTTCAGCCGTGCAAGATTACGTTTACATCTGGCGATGCGGCGCACCAACTTTTGCCTCTCGACAAACTTGACTCGATGATagcgagatgctcgagacTTTTCCACCTGTTTGCGAGAGGCAACCTCCAGATCAGACTCGAGAGACTTGAGTCTGCGTTCGGCTTCGATCTTGGTACCCGGCGCGAGGTTGGGTTTAGCAAGCAAACGCTTTGTCTGCCGGATAGATGCCTTGATTTTTGATGCACCGGGTAGACTTGAGGACGAGCCTGATGGGTTTGGCTTTTCGAAGCGTGGCTTCTTTGAGGTATGCTGTGATTTGGATGAGGGGCCATTGGAGGTCGTAGGAGCGGATCGCTTGTTATATGGTTTAGCACCGGTGCGGGAAGGTGAGTCGATAGAACTTTCGCCCCGAACGGCACTTTTGCCTTTGCTTTCCTTTGGCATTACGAGCTTGGTGGTCTTGAGACTGTGACGAAAGTCCTGTCGATGATATGCCGTCGGAAGACCTGGGAGTACGGAGATTGAAGAAACtgtcgacaagatcaagggTCTTTCAGAAACGTGGAGCTTTTCTGGAAGAAGGAAAACTTTCTCTGAAAATCACAATTTTAAAGATGTGGAGAAAACACGCCCGATGGCCTCCCGATCCCGATCCcattcattcgtgatttgttcAGTGACGGAATTGGATGCGGTTACAGAGCTGTGAAAAAGCGAGGTGACCGCCGATGACGCAGTCAAGAGTGGATCTGCATACAGCCATGTGAGAATCCCCTTCCACAAAAGACATGGCATGGCTCGGCTACATTCGCGGCTCACGATTTGTTGGGAAGGGTGGTTGAtgtactcacgacttagCAAGCTCGCTCTTGTGGACTTGACAGATCACTTTGAATGCACCCTTCCCTCCATCATTCATCCTGCGTTACAAGTTTCAGAGAGAACGCGACGCTCTGGCCGTCGAGCATGTTCGGTGGCATGCTACTATTCAACTACATGACTAGCCACTGAAAACGGAGTAGAATTGTGCCGCGTCTACATCCCCACCTCCTAAACACGGTAGGCCTTGTTCTACATCTTCAGTCTGAGACGAGTCCACGCCACCATGGCTTCCATCTTCCGGCGtcgccagcagccaaatcCGGCTTCGTTGTCTATATCGGACAATGCCGAACAAGAAGTCGTCGCAACCTCTTTTTCTACCCCACCCTCCGCACAGACAGCGCCGCAAGTCGGGAGATGTCGCACTGTTCCGCCAGCCGGATCGTCCTCGGGCAAATCCAACGTCAAAACCGCATCCAAACGTCGAAGAAGTCTCGGCAACATCCTATCCCCTACCCTGTTTCCACGTACACCGGAAGAAGAACTCGATCCGCTACTCACCGAAGACTATGTCGAACCGGATCACATCGAAGCATTCCGTGAAGCGCTAGCCGCGGACCTTGGTCAGCAGGAGTACCAGCCCTCTTCCTCCGCACACATTACCGGCTCGACATCCTGGAACGTATTTGGCTACGGTAATGCAGCCAAATCCCCTACAGAGACAGGTCAGCCGGCGGAGCCCAAGTCGTCAGCTATGACCGAGCCTTCTGGTACACGTGCTTCCAATCCTCGAAAAGTAGGCAggatcgctgctgcttccgacTTTGCCCCGATCAACGAAAAGATCGCGCGAAAGAGCCGAAACAAACGCCGAGCGGTCGATTCGGGCACAAGAGAAGGCTTTGTCTTCCACACGCTCCGGTGGCCTTTCCTCATCAGCATAttcatcgtcatcagccTCGAGTTCCTGCTGTATGTGCTCGTCCGCCAGCT of the Mycosarcoma maydis chromosome 2, whole genome shotgun sequence genome contains:
- a CDS encoding uncharacterized protein (related to 6-phosphofructo-2-kinase); its protein translation is MAAPLYTTASGQLYHAGKILIATVGLPARGKTHLSHAIERYLTWLGVKSGVFSLGDHRRKVLGGADKIPADYFSTGPKSESTEKLRKSILDDFDDTVIDFFFEQGGQVVLYDANNSVQSRRYAIREKYGKLGVHVMFLESICTDPKVVEANVRSVKLSSPDYTNWDPEKAMQNYYERIAGHEKSYEPIENPSFPYIKLINVGEQVVVNNIQGYLQSRIVFFLMNIHNRHRTIYLARAGEALVEHLYKADADLSSLGWDYADELAHFMLNLRRKKAGLAPIEANRDGGAASKDSFMEQDSKAFEVWTSQRRRSSHTAYPLAEAGYKVIERSQLSEMNPGIVDGMTVEEVKRRFPDEYERKLREPYSHRFPRAESYHDLSVRLEPIIFELERTRNDVLIIGQSSVLRCLIAYLQGLQPHEIPSIQVREGQLIEILPQAYGVQTEVHEFWDSVARRKERDAAFDDLGEEGEDNTAKKTLVHINEMVMTSDGTAATTEGVKGERNSSRSPARLQWAQRRNSSGKSPEGIRADREAIRELEAQLRDSQIKQHSERPNL